In Vigna unguiculata cultivar IT97K-499-35 chromosome 3, ASM411807v1, whole genome shotgun sequence, a single genomic region encodes these proteins:
- the LOC114175297 gene encoding ctenidin-3-like: MVEVVVVCVVVVVVVVVVLAFVLAVVVVNVVVVVMVGVAIVVVVVVVVVVVGGGCGGDGGGGDGVGEVGYGGGGSDCGDSGGTGGGGDGGGDGGHGRGFGGGGGYGGVCGGDGCGGGLGGGGGSDGGGHGGDDGDGGLGGGGRGRGGLGCGYGDGGGGLGYRGGGGAGGGGGGGRGGGCGGDCGGDVGEVVVVVLWW; this comes from the exons ATGGTGGAGGTGGTTGTGGTGTGCGTGGTGGTTGtagttgtggtggtggtggtgttggccTTTGTGTtggccgtggtggtggtgaacgtggtggtggtggtgatggtgggtGTGGCcatcgtggtggtggtggtcgtagtagtggtggtggt GGGTGGTGGatgtggtggtgatggtggtggtggtgatggtgttGGTGAGGTtggttatggtggtggtggttctGATTGTGGTGATAGTGGTGGTACTGGTGGTGGTGGCGATGGTGGTGGCGATGGTGGTCATGGTCGTGgttttggtggtggtggtggttatggtggtgTTT gtggtggtgatggGTGTGGTGGAGGtcttggtggtggtggtggcagtgATGGTGGTGGTCATGGTGGTGATGATGGTGATGGTGGTCTTGGTGGTGGTGGACGTGGTCGTGGTGGTCTTGGTTGTGGCTATGGTGATGGGGGTGGTGGCCTTGGTtaccgtggtggtggtggagctggtggtggtggtggtgggggtaGGGGTGGTGGATGCGGCGGTGATTGTGGTGGTGATGTGGGGGAGGTTGTTGTGGTGGTgttgtggtggtga
- the LOC114175296 gene encoding ctenidin-1-like: MVVLVVVVVDVVVVVGVVVGGGGGVGEGHGQGGSLGVGGGRCGYGCGGGGGLGCTDRGSRDGGVVCGGCGGHGSGRTGGDGGNGGRGHGFDGVGGGGGGGGGW; encoded by the exons ATGGTGgttttggtggtggtggtggtggacgtggtggtggtggtgggtgtGGTTgtgggtggtggtggtggggttGGCGAAGGCCATGGTCAGGGTGGGTCACTTGGTGTTGGTGGCGGTCGTTGTGGTTATGGttgtggaggtggtggtggccTTGGTTGTACTGACCGTGGTAGTcgtgatggtggtg TGGTctgtggtggttgtggtggtcaTGGTAGTGGTCGTACTGGTGGTGATGGTGGCAACGGTGGTCGTGGTCATGGTTTTGATGGTGTTGgtgggggtggtggtggtggaggtgggTGGTAG